In Scyliorhinus torazame isolate Kashiwa2021f chromosome 18, sScyTor2.1, whole genome shotgun sequence, the following are encoded in one genomic region:
- the LOC140395773 gene encoding mucin-16-like, which translates to MDQCVNLSKDTGSSSECMKNGSIEVFTRSFFAENSTTGLVTSAEIGAEFRNATNGVHWLGTFYQLRNTSFAVAEEQNPNQVKQTIYFNLLFSISTLPLPEDEQSPSSHIINSSIIVDMLNNLYHNSKINETFLTCRILSLRSAGEVTVKVHAVCNFKNESKVQQLDRAVLYHEFRDKINNFLSLELYSLDNFTVDAYSIIPQK; encoded by the exons ATGGATCAATGTGTCAACTTGAGCAAAGACACAGGAAGCTCAAGTGAATGCATGAA AAATGGATCAATCGAAGTTTTCACTCGGAGCTTCTTTGCAGAAAACAGCACAACTGGACTCGTGACATCAGCTGAAATTGGAGCAGAATTCAGAAATGCAACAAATGGTGTACACTGGCTTGGAACTTTTTACCAGTTGCGCAACACCAGCTTTGCTGTTG CAGAAGAACAAAACCCAAATCAAGTAAAACAAACAATTTATTTTAACCTGCTGTTCAGTATAAGTACGCTGCCACTTCCAGAAGATGAACAAAGTCCCAGCTCCCACATAATCAACTCCAGTATTATTGTTGACATG CTCAACAATTTGTATCATAACAGCAAAATCAATGAAACCTTCTTAACCTGTAGGATTTTATCTCTCAG GTCTGCCGGTGAAGTTACCGTTAAAGTTCATGCTGTCTGTAATTTTAAAAATGAGTCCAAGGTCCAGCAACTTGACAGAGCTGTTCTTTATCATGAGTTCAGAGATAAAATCAACAATTTTTTGTCACTTGAACTGTATTCATTGGACAACTTTACTGTAGATG CTTACTCAATTATTCCGCAAAAGTAA